A stretch of the Salminus brasiliensis chromosome 23, fSalBra1.hap2, whole genome shotgun sequence genome encodes the following:
- the fem1a gene encoding protein fem-1 homolog A, producing the protein MDITTAVFNAARDGKLKLIQKLLSNKTPEELEALAEEKTQGGTPLLIASRYGHLEVVDYLLEHCKANVELGGSVNFDGETIEGAPPLWAASAAGHLPVVKSLLKHGASVNNTTLTNSTPLRAACFDGHLEIVRYLVEHHADMEVANRHGHTCLMISCYKGHREIAKFLLERGADVNRKSVKGNTALHDCAESGSLEIMKMLLKCNARMERDGYGMTPLLAASVTGHTNIVEYLVHQPRASREERIDSLELLGATFVDKKRDLLGAMRYWRRAMELRQAGDRVGFLAKPPPGPPVPAYDCAREVSTAEELEALITDPDEMRMQALLVRERILGPSHPDTSYYIRYRGAVYADSGNFERCISLWKYALDMQQSNLDPLSPMTASSFLSFAELFSFVLQDRAKGALVTRVTFQDLMGVLSKGVREVERAVAQRDSTPEAPQFTKALSIILHLVYLLEKLECSPAQEHQKKQTVYRLLKLNPRGRNNFTPLHMAVDKDTTSVGRYPVGRFPSLAVAGLLLECGADVDSRDCDNSTPLHVAASNGCPEIMALLIGSGAHFDATNASRKTAYELLEEQGGGRHALHPLNYITLQCLAARAVERHRLPYKGLISEEMEAFIELH; encoded by the coding sequence ATGGATATTACGACTGCGGTGTTTAACGCGGCGAGAGACGGCAAACTGAAACTTATCCAGAAGTTACTGAGCAACAAAACTCCCGAGGAGTTGGAGGCGCTGGCCGAGGAGAAGACCCAGGGAGGCACGCCGCTCCTCATAGCCTCCAGGTACGGACACCTGGAAGTGGTAGACTACTTGCTAGAGCACTGTAAGGCTAACGTGGAGCTCGGCGGCTCCGTGAATTTCGATGGCGAGACGATTGAGGGAGCCCCTCCGCTGTGGGCGGCTTCTGCCGCGGGCCATCTGCCCGTCGTTAAATCTCTGCTCAAACACGGAGCCTCGGTGAACAACACGACTCTGACCAACTCCACTCCGCTGAGGGCTGCCTGCTTCGACGGGCACCTGGAAATCGTGCGCTACCTCGTTGAACATCACGCCGACATGGAGGTGGCCAACCGCCACGGTCACACCTGCCTGATGATCTCGTGTTATAAGGGCCACAGAGAAATCGCCAAGTTTCTGCTGGAGCGCGGGGCAGATGTGAACCGCAAGAGCGTGAAGGGCAACACTGCCTTGCACGACTGTGCGGAGTCGGGGAGCCTGGAGATAATGAAGATGTTGCTGAAGTGCAACGCTCGCATGGAGAGAGACGGCTACGGGATGACCCCACTTCTGGCTGCCAGTGTCACTGGTCACACCAACATAGTGGAGTACCTGGTCCACCAGCCTAGAGCGTCCCGGGAGGAGCGTATCGATTCCTTGGAGCTGCTGGGGGCCACCTTCGTGGACAAGAAACGGGACCTTCTAGGTGCCATGCGCTACTGGAGGAGAGCCATGGAGCTTCGGCAAGCTGGGGATCGGGTGGGCTTTCTGGCCAAGCCACCTCCTGGACCCCCTGTTCCGGCGTACGACTGCGCCCGAGAGGTGAGCACAGCGGAGGAGCTGGAGGCCCTCATCACAGACCCAGATGAGATGAGGATGCAGGCACTGCTCGTGAGGGAGCGCATCCTGGGGCCTTCGCACCCGGACACCTCCTACTACATCCGCTACAGGGGCGCCGTGTACGCCGACTCGGGCAACTTTGAGCGCTGCATCAGCCTGTGGAAGTACGCTCTGGACATGCAGCAGAGCAACCTGGACCCGCTTAGCCCCATGACTGCCAGCAGCTTCCTGTCCTTTGCTGAGCTCTTCTCATTTGTACTACAGGACCGGGCCAAGGGCGCGCTGGTGACGCGGGTCACCTTCCAGGACCTAATGGGCGTCTTGTCCAAGGGGGTGCGTGAGGTCGAGCGGGCCGTGGCGCAGCGGGACAGTACTCCGGAGGCGCCACAGTTCACCAAGGCCCTGTCCATCATCCTGCACCTTGTTTACCTGCTGGAGAAGCTGGAATGCAGTCCGGCGCAGGAGCACCAGAAGAAGCAGACTGTCTACCGACTGCTGAAGCTGAACCCTAGGGGCAGGAACAACTTCACGCCGCTTCACATGGCAGTGGACAAGGACACCACATCAGTGGGGCGCTACCCGGTGGGGCGTTTTCCGTCACTGGCCGTGGCTGGGCTGCTCCTGGAGTGCGGCGCCGACGTGGACTCGCGTGACTGCGACAACAGCACACCCCTCCACGTGGCGGCGTCCAACGGCTGCCCGGAGATCATGGCGCTGCTGATCGGCTCAGGGGCCCACTTCGACGCCACCAACGCCAGCCGCAAGACTGCCTACGAGCTGCTGGAGGAGCAGGGCGGCGGGAGGCATGCGCTGCACCCCCTGAACTACATCACTTTGCAGTGCTTGGCTGCCCGTGCTGTGGAGCGACACAGACTCCCCTACAAGGGGCTCATCTCAGAGGAAATGGAGGCCTTCATTGAGCTGCATTGA